From one Alphaproteobacteria bacterium CG11_big_fil_rev_8_21_14_0_20_39_49 genomic stretch:
- a CDS encoding short-chain dehydrogenase, protein MSFDNQNIWIIGASSGIGKELAIQLDALGAKLILTARNKDKLNELNKQLNNKHSVEALDVSNHSDVKKVSKHIIKNHDSVDRIIFLPALYKPDSIENMNLKFMSDLVDVNLKSVFYITNEALKIFNKQKFGQIAICGSVAGYTGLANGQPYSATKAAIINFAESLYLESPKYIDVKLISPGFVKTPMTDKNKFKMPMIVSPQKAAKFIIDGLNKNKFEIHFPKTFTFLLKIVSILPYTIKFYVTKNFR, encoded by the coding sequence ATGTCTTTTGACAATCAGAATATATGGATAATAGGTGCAAGTAGCGGTATCGGCAAAGAACTTGCCATACAGCTAGATGCCCTTGGAGCAAAACTTATACTAACTGCCCGCAATAAGGACAAACTAAACGAACTGAACAAGCAGCTAAATAACAAACATAGCGTTGAAGCACTTGATGTCTCAAATCATTCAGATGTGAAGAAAGTTAGCAAGCATATTATCAAAAACCATGATAGCGTTGACAGGATAATATTCCTGCCTGCTTTATATAAGCCGGATTCAATTGAAAACATGAACTTAAAGTTTATGTCCGATCTGGTAGATGTAAACCTGAAAAGTGTTTTTTATATAACAAATGAGGCTTTAAAGATATTTAACAAGCAGAAGTTCGGACAGATTGCCATATGCGGCTCGGTAGCAGGCTATACGGGTCTTGCCAACGGACAGCCATATAGTGCCACAAAAGCAGCTATAATAAACTTTGCCGAAAGCCTTTATCTGGAATCCCCTAAATACATAGATGTAAAACTCATTAGCCCCGGCTTTGTAAAAACCCCTATGACGGATAAAAATAAGTTCAAGATGCCGATGATTGTCAGCCCTCAGAAAGCTGCCAAGTTTATCATAGATGGTCTAAATAAAAACAAATTTGAAATACATTTTCCAAAAACATTTACATTTCTGTTAAAAATAGTATCTATATTACCTTACACGATTAAATTCTATGTAACTAAAAACTTTAGGTAA
- a CDS encoding sugar transporter, with the protein MRQQISAKELVSYGSLAIPLSFAGISIYVNAPDYYATQYGMSLGVLGLALLALRFIDGIQDPIIGYLSDRNIHKRKLFMPLSLIILGISFFMLFSPVTSHYLIWFVLMIFISTTAFSILTINLNSIGAMWSRNSDQKTTIAAYREICGIIGLLIAITMPSILQIHMSKVSAFFIMGLTLLVFISLTLPVFFSLSDKIILKNSSSKKLNVTSLPKIPDKIKRFYIIYALSMLASSIPAVLVLFFIRDRLDLENYTGLFLLTYFASGAIGIPLWKKLSIKKSKNIVWLYSMLLAIIVFFWATFLSEGNLWQYLVICLLSGIAFGADLVLPHSILADYTDNKKDSKHSSFYYGILAFLAKLSFALAAAISLPLLESQGFAPAKANSDHALLVLSITYGAIPCVIKIFSILLLRRMTNAKKTDYHRSFNNAK; encoded by the coding sequence ATGCGTCAACAAATATCCGCAAAAGAGCTTGTATCATATGGCAGTCTTGCCATTCCCCTATCTTTTGCGGGTATCTCCATTTATGTAAACGCCCCCGACTATTATGCAACACAGTACGGTATGTCATTAGGAGTTCTCGGGCTAGCCTTACTTGCATTGCGTTTTATAGATGGAATACAAGACCCTATCATCGGCTATTTAAGCGACAGAAACATTCACAAGCGAAAGCTTTTCATGCCCTTGTCCCTGATAATATTGGGTATAAGCTTTTTTATGCTGTTTAGCCCCGTAACAAGCCATTATTTAATATGGTTCGTATTAATGATATTTATATCTACTACTGCATTTAGCATTTTAACTATAAATCTTAACTCTATAGGTGCAATGTGGAGCCGTAATAGCGACCAAAAAACCACTATAGCCGCATACAGGGAAATATGCGGTATCATCGGTTTGTTAATTGCGATAACAATGCCTTCAATCTTACAAATACATATGAGCAAGGTATCTGCGTTCTTTATTATGGGGCTAACACTTCTTGTGTTTATATCCCTCACTTTGCCTGTATTTTTTTCTTTAAGTGATAAAATTATACTAAAAAACAGTTCCTCCAAAAAATTAAACGTAACTTCGCTACCTAAAATCCCCGATAAAATTAAACGGTTTTATATAATATATGCCTTGAGTATGCTTGCATCATCTATTCCTGCCGTTTTAGTATTATTTTTTATAAGGGACAGATTAGATTTAGAAAACTATACGGGATTATTCCTGCTTACATATTTTGCATCAGGTGCGATAGGCATACCTTTATGGAAAAAATTAAGCATAAAAAAATCAAAAAACATTGTATGGCTATACTCTATGCTGCTGGCAATTATAGTGTTCTTTTGGGCAACATTTTTAAGCGAAGGCAATTTATGGCAGTATTTGGTTATATGCCTGCTATCGGGCATAGCTTTCGGGGCAGATCTTGTTTTGCCACATTCGATTCTTGCCGATTATACCGACAATAAAAAAGATAGTAAGCATTCATCATTTTATTATGGTATACTCGCTTTTTTAGCGAAGCTATCTTTCGCACTGGCTGCGGCAATATCATTACCCTTATTGGAAAGTCAGGGCTTTGCACCTGCAAAAGCAAACTCTGACCATGCACTTTTGGTATTGAGTATCACTTATGGTGCTATTCCGTGTGTGATAAAAATATTTTCAATATTACTACTTAGGAGAATGACAAATGCTAAAAAAACTGATTATCATAGGAGCTTTAATAATGCTAAATAG
- a CDS encoding cyclopropane-fatty-acyl-phospholipid synthase: protein MLEKQVINKFLQQLEKVQYGSVGVTTPDGKEYYFTGNESAAHADLKIHDYRAITNLLAKGDIGFAESYRDGLFDSDNLENLLTVALQNANVMESYLYGGKFSGIMAQLLYYMRSNTLKGSRRNIKAHYDLGNDFYSVWLDPTMSYSAAIFKDENEPLIQAQHNKYDRIINSLDTNSGSLLEVGCGWGGFADRAVEKGDFALKGITISQRQYQYAKERLKNNADIVLEDYRKQEGKYDNIVSIEMFEAVGEKFWTTYFSKMKSLLSQKGKAVVQTITIDEQYFERYRKTGDMVRSFIFPGGMLPSVTRFKQEAAKEDLNVKYIHSFGQDYAKTLRHWSNSFESNLPKIRKMGFDEKFIRLWRFYLCACTASFTAGRTNVIQAELSHA, encoded by the coding sequence ATGCTAGAAAAACAAGTTATAAATAAATTTCTTCAACAACTTGAAAAAGTTCAATACGGCTCTGTCGGAGTAACAACTCCCGATGGAAAAGAATATTATTTTACAGGCAATGAATCCGCTGCCCATGCCGATTTAAAAATTCATGATTACAGGGCAATAACCAACCTTCTGGCAAAGGGTGATATAGGGTTTGCCGAGAGCTACCGTGACGGCTTATTTGACTCGGATAACCTTGAAAATCTTTTAACGGTTGCCCTGCAAAATGCCAACGTAATGGAAAGCTATCTATATGGAGGCAAGTTCTCAGGCATAATGGCACAATTACTTTATTACATGCGTTCAAACACCCTAAAAGGCAGCCGCAGGAACATTAAGGCACATTACGATTTGGGGAATGATTTTTATTCCGTGTGGCTAGACCCTACAATGTCTTATTCGGCGGCTATATTCAAAGATGAAAATGAACCTTTAATTCAGGCTCAACACAACAAATACGATAGAATAATAAATAGCTTAGACACAAATTCCGGCAGCCTTCTTGAAGTAGGCTGCGGTTGGGGCGGATTTGCCGATAGGGCTGTTGAAAAAGGTGATTTCGCATTAAAGGGAATAACAATATCACAGCGGCAATATCAATACGCAAAAGAACGTCTGAAAAACAATGCCGATATAGTTTTAGAAGATTATCGCAAACAGGAGGGGAAATACGATAATATCGTATCAATTGAAATGTTTGAGGCGGTAGGGGAAAAATTCTGGACAACATATTTCAGTAAAATGAAATCATTACTAAGCCAAAAAGGAAAAGCAGTAGTCCAGACTATAACAATTGACGAGCAGTATTTTGAACGCTACAGAAAAACCGGTGATATGGTAAGAAGTTTTATTTTCCCGGGCGGTATGTTGCCGTCGGTAACACGCTTTAAACAAGAAGCGGCAAAAGAAGATTTAAACGTAAAATACATACACAGTTTCGGTCAGGATTACGCAAAAACACTAAGGCACTGGTCAAACTCATTTGAAAGCAATCTGCCGAAAATCAGAAAAATGGGATTTGATGAAAAGTTCATAAGACTATGGCGTTTTTATTTATGTGCCTGTACTGCCAGCTTTACGGCAGGCAGAACAAATGTAATTCAGGCAGAGTTAAGCCATGCTTAG
- a CDS encoding glutamate--tRNA ligase: MTVVTRFAPSPTGFLHIGGARTALFNWLYAKNKGGKFLLRIEDTDRKRSTDEAVNAILDGMKWLGLNWDDEFYQFSRVERHKEVALELVSKKKAYKCYCTKEELDAKREQAMAEKRSPKYDGTCRHRADIPNNIEPTIRLKAPQEGETAIEDVVQGRVVVQNSEQDDMIILRSDGTPTYMLAVVVDDHDMEVTHVIRGDDHLTNATRQQLIYDALGWKSPVYAHIPLIHGADGAKMSKRHGALGVEAYRDMGYLPEAVCNYLLRLGWSHGDDEIISTEQAIKWFNLESLGKSPSRFDFVKLDNLNSHYISKADDERLVSLITPLLEKRIGKTIDDLSNKWLTKGMNSLKQRVKNLNELAELSLFYVFGVPSEFTPQAQKALAGDASQVLRDLLISFEELESWEAASIESFIRKFAEDKQLGLGKIMMPLRAAITGSHVSPDMFEVIEIFGKSEVNKRVEAAI; the protein is encoded by the coding sequence ATGACAGTTGTAACCCGCTTTGCTCCATCTCCCACAGGTTTTTTACATATAGGCGGAGCCAGAACCGCTTTGTTTAATTGGCTTTATGCCAAAAACAAAGGCGGAAAATTCCTTCTGAGAATAGAAGATACGGATCGTAAGCGTTCCACTGATGAAGCGGTAAACGCTATTTTAGACGGCATGAAATGGCTTGGGCTTAACTGGGACGATGAATTTTATCAATTCTCAAGGGTGGAAAGGCACAAAGAAGTTGCTCTTGAGCTGGTATCGAAAAAAAAGGCGTATAAGTGCTATTGCACCAAAGAAGAACTCGATGCAAAGCGTGAGCAGGCAATGGCGGAAAAACGCAGTCCTAAATATGACGGGACTTGCCGTCATAGGGCGGATATTCCCAATAATATTGAGCCTACAATAAGGCTGAAAGCTCCGCAGGAGGGTGAAACGGCAATAGAAGATGTTGTGCAGGGGCGTGTGGTTGTGCAAAATTCAGAACAAGATGACATGATAATTTTACGTTCTGACGGCACACCTACATACATGCTGGCAGTGGTTGTAGATGATCATGATATGGAAGTTACCCATGTTATCAGGGGAGATGACCATTTAACGAATGCAACAAGACAGCAATTGATATATGATGCTTTAGGGTGGAAAAGCCCTGTTTATGCACATATACCGCTCATTCACGGAGCTGATGGAGCAAAAATGTCTAAACGGCACGGAGCATTAGGAGTTGAGGCTTACAGGGATATGGGATATCTGCCTGAGGCTGTGTGTAATTATTTGCTAAGGCTTGGGTGGAGTCATGGCGATGATGAGATAATTTCGACCGAGCAGGCAATAAAGTGGTTCAATTTGGAATCATTGGGCAAGTCACCTTCAAGGTTTGATTTTGTAAAACTGGATAATTTGAACTCGCATTATATTTCAAAAGCCGATGATGAGCGTCTTGTCAGCCTTATTACTCCATTGTTAGAAAAAAGAATCGGAAAGACTATTGATGATTTATCTAACAAGTGGCTAACTAAAGGTATGAATTCTTTAAAACAAAGAGTTAAAAATCTAAATGAACTAGCTGAGTTGTCCTTATTTTATGTTTTTGGTGTTCCTTCCGAGTTTACACCGCAAGCACAAAAAGCCCTAGCCGGCGATGCTTCGCAAGTGTTACGTGATTTGTTGATTAGTTTTGAGGAGCTTGAAAGCTGGGAGGCTGCGAGTATTGAAAGTTTTATAAGAAAGTTCGCTGAAGACAAGCAATTGGGGCTAGGCAAAATAATGATGCCGCTGCGTGCTGCCATTACAGGCTCTCACGTATCGCCCGATATGTTCGAGGTAATTGAGATATTTGGAAAAAGTGAGGTAAATAAAAGGGTTGAGGCGGCTATTTAA
- a CDS encoding YajQ family cyclic di-GMP-binding protein translates to MPSFDIVSKVDIQEVDNAVNSVLREVAQRFDFKGSNCTLELDENEITVKADDDYKLDQIQLMLKGHFTKRKIDAKSLDFGKPEMASGNSVRQKITVKQGIDSDTAKLIVKEIKNSKIKVQASIRGEEVRVDGKKRDDLQNVISMIKESKLDLPLQFINFRD, encoded by the coding sequence ATGCCAAGCTTTGATATTGTTTCTAAAGTAGATATTCAGGAAGTTGACAATGCAGTCAATTCCGTTTTAAGGGAAGTAGCACAAAGATTCGACTTTAAAGGCAGTAATTGCACGTTAGAACTTGATGAAAACGAGATTACCGTCAAAGCTGACGATGACTATAAGCTAGATCAGATACAGCTTATGCTCAAAGGACATTTTACCAAACGTAAAATTGACGCAAAATCCCTTGATTTCGGCAAACCGGAAATGGCATCGGGGAACTCTGTCCGCCAAAAAATAACCGTAAAACAAGGTATTGATTCTGACACCGCAAAATTGATAGTAAAAGAAATAAAGAACAGTAAAATTAAGGTTCAGGCATCAATACGCGGAGAGGAAGTAAGGGTAGACGGTAAAAAACGTGACGACCTGCAAAATGTTATTTCAATGATAAAAGAAAGCAAACTTGACCTGCCTTTACAATTTATCAACTTTAGGGATTAA
- a CDS encoding UDP-3-O-[3-hydroxymyristoyl] N-acetylglucosamine deacetylase — MFSYQKTLANKVSCVGVGLHSGVKTSLVLNPASEDTGILFIRTDVKGKDNVVEASYKNVSNTMLGTTLCNKDGVRVATVEHLMAALWGCGIDNCVIEIDAPEVPIMDGSSEPFVFLVDCAGVKEQSKTRKVIEVLKEIRVTESDKADSGYISIAPAEGFSVGLEIDFGDKVISNQKAVFDSRDVTFKGELCRARTFCFEQEVDLMRKNGLARGGSLDNAIVVNEGGVINKDGLRYSNEFVRHKVLDCIGDIYLAGAYLKGHLSGFKSGHGLNNKLLHEFFADEDAWRVVQLPEGESASMLQHKLN; from the coding sequence ATGTTCAGTTATCAGAAAACATTAGCAAATAAAGTAAGCTGCGTCGGTGTGGGTTTGCATTCAGGAGTGAAAACTAGCTTAGTATTAAACCCTGCCTCTGAAGATACGGGTATCTTGTTCATACGTACGGACGTTAAAGGCAAAGATAATGTTGTTGAAGCATCTTATAAAAACGTTTCAAATACCATGCTTGGCACTACATTATGCAACAAAGACGGCGTAAGGGTAGCTACCGTAGAGCATTTAATGGCGGCTTTGTGGGGCTGCGGTATTGATAACTGCGTGATTGAGATAGATGCTCCGGAAGTGCCTATCATGGACGGCAGTTCGGAACCTTTTGTTTTCCTTGTTGACTGTGCGGGTGTTAAAGAGCAAAGCAAAACACGTAAGGTAATTGAAGTTCTAAAAGAAATAAGAGTGACTGAAAGCGACAAAGCAGATAGCGGATATATATCTATCGCTCCTGCGGAAGGCTTTTCGGTCGGTCTGGAAATAGATTTCGGTGATAAAGTGATATCAAATCAAAAAGCTGTTTTTGATTCGCGTGATGTTACTTTTAAAGGTGAATTATGTCGCGCACGTACTTTCTGTTTTGAACAGGAAGTTGATCTTATGAGAAAAAACGGTCTTGCAAGAGGTGGTTCTTTAGATAACGCTATCGTTGTCAACGAAGGAGGCGTTATCAATAAGGACGGTTTACGTTACTCAAATGAGTTTGTCCGCCATAAAGTGCTGGATTGCATCGGTGATATATATCTAGCCGGTGCTTATTTGAAAGGGCATCTTTCAGGATTTAAATCGGGACACGGGCTTAATAATAAATTGCTGCATGAATTTTTCGCTGATGAAGATGCGTGGCGTGTCGTCCAACTTCCTGAAGGCGAAAGTGCTTCAATGTTGCAACATAAGTTGAATTAG
- a CDS encoding phosphopyruvate hydratase codes for MVKVSQIQAREIIDSRGNPTVEVDVVLEDGAFGRAGVPSGASTGSLEAWELRDGDKDRYNGKGVLRAVNAVNTEISEVVVGMDAYDQAAVDKAMIELDGTKNKQRLGANAILGVSLAVARAAADSMNIPLAEYLGGEEAVVMPVPMMNIINGGEHANNSIDIQEFMIMPVSAESISDAIRIGSEIFHKLKKNLDRDGYSTSVGDEGGFAPDLASSDEALSYIIKAIEDAGYKPMHDVAIALDAASTEFYKDGVYNLKGEGKKLNSDELIKYYESLILKYPIVSIEDAMAEDDYEGWKQITKELGDKVQLVGDDLFVTNPEILKRGIKDGLANAILIKVNQIGTLSETLEAISIAQEAGYNAIVSHRSGETEDSTIAHIAVATNAGQIKTGSLSRSDRLAKYNELIRIEEYLDEEAVYPGKRVLKTAKLRVAG; via the coding sequence ATGGTAAAAGTCTCTCAGATTCAGGCACGTGAAATTATTGATAGTCGAGGTAATCCGACGGTGGAAGTTGATGTTGTGTTGGAAGACGGTGCTTTTGGTCGTGCGGGAGTTCCCTCCGGTGCTTCAACAGGCTCATTGGAGGCTTGGGAGTTGCGTGACGGTGACAAAGATCGTTATAACGGAAAAGGTGTTTTGAGAGCCGTTAATGCCGTAAATACCGAAATATCCGAAGTGGTTGTCGGAATGGACGCATACGATCAGGCTGCCGTTGATAAGGCAATGATAGAGCTTGACGGAACCAAAAATAAGCAAAGGCTGGGGGCTAATGCGATTTTAGGAGTTTCGCTAGCTGTTGCAAGGGCTGCCGCCGATAGTATGAACATTCCTCTTGCCGAGTATCTGGGAGGAGAAGAAGCCGTTGTAATGCCGGTTCCTATGATGAATATAATAAATGGCGGAGAACATGCGAATAACTCTATCGATATACAGGAATTTATGATTATGCCTGTGTCGGCTGAAAGCATAAGTGATGCAATACGTATCGGTTCTGAAATATTCCATAAATTAAAGAAAAACCTAGATAGAGACGGCTATAGTACGAGCGTTGGTGACGAAGGAGGATTTGCCCCTGATCTGGCTAGTTCCGATGAGGCGTTAAGCTATATTATAAAAGCTATTGAAGATGCAGGTTATAAACCTATGCATGATGTGGCTATAGCATTGGATGCGGCTTCAACCGAGTTTTATAAAGACGGTGTCTATAACCTGAAAGGCGAGGGGAAAAAGCTTAATTCAGATGAACTTATAAAATATTATGAGTCATTAATATTAAAATACCCTATCGTTTCTATAGAAGACGCTATGGCAGAAGATGACTATGAAGGGTGGAAGCAGATTACCAAAGAATTAGGGGATAAGGTGCAGCTTGTAGGCGATGACCTTTTTGTTACAAACCCTGAGATACTAAAAAGAGGAATCAAAGACGGACTGGCAAATGCAATTTTGATAAAAGTTAATCAAATAGGTACGTTATCCGAAACTCTTGAAGCTATTTCTATTGCGCAGGAAGCCGGATATAATGCTATAGTTTCACACAGATCGGGTGAAACCGAGGACTCAACCATAGCACATATAGCCGTTGCAACTAACGCAGGTCAGATAAAAACCGGCTCTTTGTCACGCTCGGACAGGCTGGCAAAATATAATGAGCTAATCAGGATAGAAGAATATCTGGACGAAGAAGCTGTGTATCCGGGTAAAAGAGTTTTGAAAACCGCAAAACTAAGAGTTGCCGGCTAA
- a CDS encoding septum formation initiator yields MHSSSSSGVSLVGSIGTLLLMLVFGYFFYHVISGENGLLSMIDIQKKVAEAKTELDYVSAEKLRLENRVALLRDESVDPDLLDEQARRLLGYVAEDETMYVDK; encoded by the coding sequence ATGCATTCTTCTTCGTCTTCAGGTGTAAGCTTGGTAGGGTCTATAGGGACTCTCTTACTGATGCTGGTATTCGGGTATTTCTTTTATCACGTAATAAGCGGTGAGAACGGTCTTTTGTCTATGATAGACATTCAAAAGAAGGTTGCCGAAGCTAAGACCGAGCTTGATTATGTAAGTGCTGAAAAATTGAGGCTTGAAAACAGAGTTGCCCTGCTAAGAGATGAGTCGGTTGACCCTGACCTGTTGGACGAACAGGCGAGGCGGTTGCTCGGATATGTGGCAGAAGATGAAACCATGTATGTTGATAAGTAG
- a CDS encoding TIGR01777 family protein, translating to MRILITGGTGFIGKACTKFLTAKEHEVIILTKNKDKAPLYAKVISEIDEIKKNDKIDVIINLAGAPIDKRWTAEYKNELISSRVDITGQVISLIERLKTKPKLLISASAIGYYGCQGGEKLVEKSAPVTNFTHELCKTWEDEALKAENYGVRVCIARLGVVFGIGGGMIEKLLPSFKSGLGKKLGDGSQYLSWVHLHDVVRAFNFFIKNDSCSGTYNITAPNPITNEQFTTAMNDSLNLPTFLFIPAVLIKLIYGEMGETLLLKGQYVTPKKLLDEDFRFKFNTIEEALSQVLENQKQL from the coding sequence ATGCGGATACTTATCACCGGAGGTACCGGCTTCATCGGTAAAGCCTGTACTAAATTTTTGACCGCAAAAGAGCATGAAGTTATTATCCTTACAAAAAATAAGGACAAAGCACCTTTATACGCCAAAGTAATAAGCGAAATTGACGAAATTAAAAAAAACGATAAAATCGACGTTATAATAAATCTGGCAGGTGCTCCGATTGATAAAAGATGGACAGCCGAATATAAAAACGAGCTAATTTCAAGCAGGGTTGATATCACCGGTCAGGTAATATCACTTATTGAAAGATTGAAAACAAAACCGAAATTACTAATTAGTGCATCGGCTATCGGTTACTACGGCTGTCAGGGCGGTGAGAAATTGGTGGAAAAATCAGCACCTGTGACAAACTTCACTCATGAACTATGCAAGACTTGGGAAGATGAAGCCTTAAAAGCTGAAAATTACGGCGTAAGGGTGTGCATTGCAAGGCTAGGTGTGGTTTTTGGTATCGGCGGAGGCATGATTGAAAAATTGCTTCCTTCTTTTAAAAGCGGTCTTGGCAAAAAACTGGGGGACGGTAGCCAATATTTATCATGGGTGCATTTACATGATGTAGTAAGAGCATTTAACTTCTTTATTAAAAATGATAGCTGCTCGGGAACTTACAATATTACCGCACCAAATCCTATAACTAATGAACAATTCACCACTGCCATGAATGATTCCCTTAACCTTCCGACATTTTTATTTATACCGGCAGTTTTAATTAAACTGATTTATGGCGAAATGGGTGAAACATTACTTTTAAAAGGACAGTATGTTACACCTAAGAAGCTACTGGACGAAGATTTCAGGTTTAAGTTCAATACGATTGAGGAAGCCTTATCGCAAGTTCTGGAAAACCAAAAGCAACTTTAA
- a CDS encoding exopolysaccharide biosynthesis protein exod, translating to MSKKDRLASDVLEGVVRDNRNDRISLHEIKTALHERGFGILMVFFALPLCVPALPPGLTAVPAIPLIVFSIQMIRGMDSPWMPKKIGAKTIKRETVALIVEKAAPYLRKAERVLRPRFSFASSPEGEKVIGFFALFFAISILIPLPFTNLIPAVGILFMSLGLLSKDGIFIILGMVTGTIGITITTLIIFFGKKFVMEIFNAVSPVAS from the coding sequence ATGAGTAAAAAAGACAGGCTGGCATCTGATGTTTTAGAAGGTGTGGTTAGGGATAACCGCAACGATAGAATATCATTACATGAAATAAAGACTGCTTTGCATGAGAGAGGATTCGGGATTTTAATGGTGTTTTTTGCACTTCCTTTGTGCGTCCCTGCATTGCCGCCCGGTCTTACTGCCGTTCCGGCAATTCCGTTGATAGTTTTTTCAATACAAATGATAAGGGGAATGGATTCACCTTGGATGCCTAAAAAAATAGGTGCAAAAACAATAAAGCGTGAAACTGTGGCACTAATCGTTGAAAAGGCAGCTCCTTACCTAAGAAAAGCCGAGAGGGTCTTGCGACCGAGATTTTCGTTTGCTTCATCGCCTGAGGGTGAAAAAGTGATAGGATTTTTTGCACTCTTTTTTGCCATTTCTATATTGATACCTCTGCCTTTTACAAATCTTATACCTGCTGTCGGAATCCTTTTTATGTCGTTGGGGTTGTTGAGTAAGGACGGCATCTTCATAATATTGGGTATGGTGACCGGAACGATAGGAATCACTATAACTACGCTAATAATTTTCTTCGGCAAAAAGTTCGTAATGGAAATTTTTAATGCCGTTAGTCCCGTTGCAAGTTGA